One part of the Sorangiineae bacterium MSr11954 genome encodes these proteins:
- a CDS encoding rhodanese-like domain-containing protein has translation MPDSPKRISPQEASDYLARGYTYLDVRTQEEFAEGRPAGSINVPFAVMQGGSMTPNPAFVSTVEARFPKDAKLVLGCRSGGRSLRAAHALLAAGFTDVIDQRAGWDGVRDPFGQLTEPGWVRAGLPTEQG, from the coding sequence ATGCCCGACTCTCCCAAGCGCATTTCACCCCAGGAAGCGTCCGATTACCTCGCACGCGGTTACACCTACCTGGACGTTCGCACCCAGGAGGAGTTTGCCGAGGGACGCCCTGCCGGCTCCATCAACGTGCCCTTTGCGGTGATGCAAGGCGGATCGATGACCCCGAACCCCGCGTTCGTCTCTACGGTGGAAGCCCGCTTTCCCAAGGACGCAAAGCTCGTTCTGGGATGCCGCTCCGGCGGACGCTCCCTGCGCGCCGCCCACGCGCTGCTCGCCGCCGGCTTTACGGACGTTATCGACCAGCGCGCCGGGTGGGACGGCGTGCGCGATCCGTTCGGGCAATTGACCGAGCCCGGGTGGGTGCGGGCCGGGCTGCCGACCGAGCAGGGATAA
- the purB gene encoding adenylosuccinate lyase: MIPRYTPPDFQELWSPERKLATWLEVELAACAAMEEAGTVPAGTAASLRAKGITLDPARVDAIEKTTKHDVIAFLTHVEERAGIEARWLHRGMTSSDVLDSSFAILLRDAAGLLLVRSHRLLRALAKRAREHAKTPMIGRSHGIFAEPTTFGVALAGHHAEIARGIARLEAAKKEIAVGKIAGAVGTYAHLSPEIEKKALSALGLEPETVATQIVSRDRHAAFFSALALLAAGIERFATNVRHWQRSEVAEAEEPFTVGQKGSSAMPHKRNPVVSENLCGLARIVRSAVTPALENVALWHERDISHSSVERMIAPDATATLGYMLDRAAALVEGLVVYPEHLQRNLDRAGSLYFSEAVLLALVDSGMPRQEAYVLVQRNAMRAWSGEGTFYDNLAADADVMGRISASKLTACFDLEHALAHIPAILDRALS; this comes from the coding sequence ATGATCCCGCGTTATACCCCGCCCGATTTTCAGGAACTCTGGTCCCCCGAACGCAAGCTCGCGACCTGGCTCGAAGTGGAACTGGCCGCCTGCGCAGCCATGGAGGAAGCCGGGACGGTCCCCGCGGGCACGGCCGCGTCTTTGCGCGCCAAAGGGATCACCCTCGATCCCGCGCGGGTGGATGCCATCGAGAAGACAACGAAACACGATGTCATCGCTTTTCTTACCCATGTGGAGGAGCGGGCCGGCATCGAAGCGCGCTGGCTTCATCGCGGGATGACATCGAGCGACGTGCTCGACTCCTCGTTTGCCATCCTTTTGCGCGACGCGGCCGGCCTCCTCTTGGTCCGCTCGCACCGGCTGCTCCGCGCCCTCGCGAAGCGAGCCCGCGAGCACGCCAAGACACCGATGATCGGGCGAAGCCACGGGATCTTCGCGGAGCCGACCACCTTTGGCGTGGCGCTGGCGGGGCACCACGCAGAGATCGCGCGCGGGATCGCGCGTCTCGAGGCGGCGAAGAAGGAGATCGCGGTGGGCAAGATCGCAGGCGCCGTGGGCACGTACGCGCACCTCTCGCCGGAGATCGAGAAGAAGGCGCTCAGCGCGCTGGGCCTCGAGCCCGAGACGGTGGCCACGCAAATCGTCTCCCGCGATCGCCACGCGGCGTTCTTTTCGGCCTTGGCGTTGCTCGCGGCGGGCATCGAGCGATTCGCGACCAACGTGCGGCACTGGCAGCGCTCGGAGGTGGCGGAGGCCGAGGAGCCCTTTACCGTGGGACAAAAAGGGTCGAGCGCCATGCCGCACAAGCGCAACCCGGTGGTGAGCGAGAACCTCTGTGGCCTCGCGCGCATCGTGCGCTCGGCGGTCACGCCGGCCTTGGAGAACGTCGCCTTGTGGCACGAGCGCGACATTTCGCACTCCTCGGTGGAGCGCATGATCGCCCCCGACGCCACCGCGACCTTGGGCTACATGCTCGACCGCGCCGCGGCCTTGGTCGAAGGGCTGGTGGTGTACCCCGAGCATCTGCAGCGCAACCTGGATCGCGCCGGCTCGCTCTACTTCTCGGAGGCGGTGCTGCTCGCATTGGTCGACTCCGGCATGCCGCGCCAAGAGGCGTACGTGCTGGTGCAGCGCAACGCCATGCGCGCATGGTCGGGCGAGGGCACCTTTTACGACAACCTGGCCGCCGATGCCGATGTCATGGGGCGCATTTCGGCGAGCAAGCTCACGGCGTGCTTCGACTTGGAGCATGCGCTGGCCCATATCCCCGCCATTTTGGACCGCGCGCTGTCGTGA
- a CDS encoding protein phosphatase 2C domain-containing protein has translation MTEPCRPRRLVHRGSILASGFVLSTRVVGEDAARARILRLEGADVFRVDHLLVVRLRTEARVHCDSSLGAPLVRYGQLHSPAPLEPDEVAMLRGAPLGDGGDRRAEAVVRIAGGLAAVVALEAGLREDVAQWLDVSAFAVVTETIALGAVAMSPTAMVPAPSGDLRTPLGVSSLPARGASLVADLATRARAGETGASGASGTSGPSGAKRSISRRSAGAMGNGAASHVLGALLRLVRWMGLGLQALAWIAGGSAGAGTSGAARARGWLVARRGPVMRDASQPPGSSWIDVARAWIGHAAAGLLVWARLAPLVGRRHARYLADMLEMFDTNDLESALRHAIPLSNELKAQLERLPPALGAMSPRKELALVPEETRATTALQLGNVYDVLRAKYRRAFEQLEARGEIEKAAFVLAELLVANEEAVSFLERHGRWKIAAEIAEARGLPPGLVIRQWFLAGEHARALRIARRTGAFADAVLRLEASHRGHAAALRVMWADALASAGSYAAAVDAVWPVEHARHVAAAWIDRAIDVGGIQGAKMLVRKARLQPDRFAEVRERVRDVLTQGDGDAQWLAQAMARELLAGEASDATRVLSRKVARALLSDALDGDEAKEAQQLGQTLIEMSGDAILRADVRASRGGNRRTVRALQMRAFALTQRGERRQFNEDMALATELMRLLTPIVPRPQEGNPTELGVLLGVFDGGGGQGNPASYLICESIVHTMSVHFENHRHAPGVYAEHFARTVEHAGSVLFNRAQYDRSLRGKGSTATVATWSGDALLIAHVGNSRAYVLRNGTLVPVTEDHSLLNQRIAEGKLTPKEIETFPHPNAIVRCLGTSKDVPVDLVRVEVRRGDTLLLCSDGLHGVLDASIIRQTLLDAAPRACCEALVAAARKAGGHDDISVAIACFGGADLRPPGNDPVLFAPVPRKSIDEIPLDPYPRRPTVPSPVHVVWPEAERGALHIYDLVELPDGKLLAGLGEIGAWLLSREGRVLTRFAQPTHRIVLSDHGDRAILIAPRGEVRRLAQLDISTRRVRAWCDARIDEHAPDFDGAIWYVSHGGTLFAIDALSTGWEHIWSVHEEGRDVAAIRRDPSSLSVGWKYTGDSIMHEVWVFDASSHALRQRQPFKLDPTTLHLEMASTGMAVSWQQDDKSTDISTLITEFKRTGAERWHLPFTTRDTAHPPHIAEGTVAFPAADGDGQTTHFYEPSSSREIATLRVDRSGADPHIPLGIRTRDRRALVFDPHGSAVIVSLTTGRILRHIRISG, from the coding sequence ATGACGGAGCCATGCCGTCCACGCCGGCTCGTTCATCGAGGCTCGATCCTCGCGTCGGGCTTTGTGCTCTCCACGCGCGTCGTGGGCGAAGACGCCGCCCGCGCGCGGATCCTCCGGCTCGAGGGCGCCGACGTCTTTCGCGTCGATCACCTCCTCGTGGTCCGCCTGCGTACCGAGGCGCGCGTTCATTGCGACAGCAGCCTCGGGGCGCCGCTCGTCCGCTACGGGCAGCTGCATTCCCCTGCCCCGCTCGAGCCGGACGAAGTGGCGATGCTCCGGGGCGCGCCGCTCGGTGATGGCGGCGATCGCCGGGCGGAGGCCGTGGTTCGGATCGCAGGCGGGCTCGCGGCCGTCGTAGCGCTCGAAGCGGGGCTCCGCGAAGACGTCGCGCAGTGGCTCGACGTGAGCGCCTTCGCGGTGGTGACGGAGACCATCGCGCTGGGTGCGGTCGCCATGTCGCCCACGGCGATGGTGCCTGCGCCGTCCGGCGATCTTCGAACGCCGCTGGGCGTCTCGTCGCTGCCGGCCCGGGGCGCGTCCCTCGTGGCGGACCTGGCGACGCGCGCGCGGGCGGGCGAAACGGGTGCGTCGGGCGCGTCCGGTACATCGGGCCCGTCGGGCGCGAAACGGAGCATATCGCGGCGCTCGGCGGGCGCGATGGGGAATGGCGCGGCCTCGCACGTGCTCGGAGCGCTCCTTCGCCTGGTGCGGTGGATGGGGCTCGGCTTGCAGGCGCTCGCTTGGATCGCCGGCGGATCGGCTGGCGCAGGCACATCGGGCGCGGCGCGCGCGCGGGGCTGGCTCGTGGCGCGTCGAGGGCCCGTGATGCGGGACGCATCGCAACCGCCAGGGTCTTCGTGGATCGACGTCGCGCGCGCATGGATCGGTCACGCGGCGGCGGGCTTGCTCGTATGGGCGCGGCTCGCCCCGTTGGTCGGCCGCCGGCACGCGCGGTACCTGGCCGACATGCTCGAGATGTTCGATACGAACGATCTCGAGAGCGCCCTTCGTCACGCCATTCCGCTGAGCAACGAGCTGAAGGCGCAGCTCGAGCGTCTTCCGCCCGCGCTCGGAGCGATGTCGCCGCGCAAGGAGCTGGCCCTCGTTCCCGAGGAGACCCGCGCGACGACGGCGCTCCAGCTGGGCAACGTGTACGATGTTCTGCGCGCGAAATACCGGCGCGCCTTCGAGCAGCTCGAGGCGCGGGGCGAAATCGAGAAGGCCGCGTTCGTCCTGGCGGAGCTGCTCGTAGCCAACGAGGAGGCGGTATCGTTTCTGGAGCGGCACGGCCGGTGGAAAATCGCGGCGGAGATCGCCGAGGCGCGCGGGCTCCCGCCGGGGCTCGTCATTCGCCAATGGTTCCTCGCCGGAGAGCACGCGCGCGCACTTCGCATCGCGCGCCGCACGGGCGCCTTCGCCGACGCCGTGCTGCGGCTGGAAGCTTCGCACCGAGGGCACGCCGCCGCGCTTCGCGTGATGTGGGCCGACGCCCTGGCGTCCGCAGGCTCGTACGCCGCAGCCGTCGACGCGGTATGGCCCGTCGAACATGCGCGGCACGTCGCCGCCGCGTGGATCGATCGGGCCATCGACGTGGGCGGCATCCAAGGCGCCAAGATGCTCGTTCGCAAGGCGCGGCTCCAACCGGATCGTTTCGCCGAGGTGCGCGAGCGCGTGCGCGACGTCCTCACGCAGGGCGACGGCGACGCACAGTGGCTTGCGCAAGCCATGGCGCGCGAGCTCCTCGCCGGCGAAGCAAGCGACGCGACCCGCGTTCTGAGCAGGAAGGTCGCGCGCGCGCTCCTCTCCGACGCGCTCGACGGCGACGAGGCGAAGGAGGCGCAGCAGCTCGGGCAAACGCTCATCGAAATGTCAGGCGACGCCATCCTTCGCGCAGATGTTCGCGCCTCCCGAGGCGGGAACAGGCGCACCGTGCGCGCCCTCCAGATGCGGGCGTTCGCGCTCACGCAGCGCGGCGAGAGGCGCCAATTCAATGAGGACATGGCGCTTGCAACTGAGCTCATGCGCCTGCTAACGCCAATCGTTCCCAGGCCACAGGAGGGCAACCCGACCGAGCTTGGCGTACTGCTCGGTGTATTCGATGGCGGCGGCGGTCAAGGGAACCCCGCGAGCTACTTGATCTGCGAGAGCATCGTGCACACCATGTCGGTCCATTTCGAAAACCACCGGCACGCGCCTGGCGTCTACGCGGAGCACTTCGCCCGCACCGTCGAGCACGCGGGCTCGGTGCTCTTCAACCGGGCGCAGTACGACCGTTCGCTGCGTGGCAAGGGAAGCACGGCCACGGTCGCGACATGGAGCGGCGACGCGCTGCTCATCGCACACGTCGGAAATTCGCGCGCGTACGTGCTCCGAAACGGGACGCTCGTTCCGGTCACCGAAGATCACTCGCTCTTGAACCAGCGCATCGCGGAAGGGAAGCTGACCCCGAAGGAGATCGAAACGTTTCCGCACCCGAACGCCATCGTGCGATGCCTCGGAACGAGCAAGGACGTGCCGGTCGATCTCGTCCGTGTCGAGGTGCGGCGCGGCGACACCCTTTTGCTCTGCTCCGATGGCTTGCACGGGGTGCTCGACGCGTCCATCATCCGCCAAACGCTGCTCGACGCGGCACCACGCGCCTGTTGCGAAGCGCTGGTCGCCGCCGCTCGGAAAGCGGGAGGACACGACGACATCTCCGTCGCCATCGCATGCTTTGGCGGCGCGGACTTGCGCCCGCCCGGCAACGATCCCGTTCTTTTTGCCCCAGTTCCGCGCAAAAGCATCGACGAGATCCCGCTCGACCCGTATCCACGCAGACCGACGGTCCCATCGCCCGTCCACGTCGTGTGGCCCGAAGCGGAGCGAGGCGCCCTGCACATCTACGACCTCGTCGAGCTCCCCGACGGAAAGCTCCTGGCCGGCCTCGGAGAGATCGGCGCGTGGTTGCTCTCGCGCGAGGGACGGGTGCTCACCCGCTTCGCCCAACCCACGCACCGCATCGTCCTATCCGATCACGGCGATCGCGCCATTCTGATCGCGCCGCGCGGCGAGGTTCGCCGCCTGGCGCAGCTCGACATCTCCACCCGCCGGGTGCGCGCATGGTGCGACGCGCGCATCGATGAGCACGCGCCCGATTTCGACGGCGCCATCTGGTACGTCTCCCATGGCGGTACGCTCTTCGCGATCGACGCGCTCTCGACGGGCTGGGAGCACATCTGGAGCGTGCACGAAGAGGGTCGCGACGTCGCGGCCATCCGGCGAGACCCGTCGAGCTTGAGCGTCGGGTGGAAGTACACGGGCGATTCGATCATGCACGAAGTCTGGGTCTTCGACGCGTCGTCCCACGCGCTCCGGCAACGCCAGCCCTTCAAGCTCGATCCCACGACCCTCCACCTGGAGATGGCATCGACAGGGATGGCCGTCAGCTGGCAGCAAGATGACAAAAGCACGGACATCAGCACGCTCATCACGGAATTCAAGAGAACCGGAGCCGAACGGTGGCACCTCCCATTCACTACGCGCGATACCGCGCACCCACCGCACATCGCCGAGGGCACCGTCGCGTTCCCCGCTGCAGACGGGGACGGACAGACCACCCACTTCTACGAGCCCTCGTCATCGCGCGAAATCGCCACGCTCCGCGTGGATCGCTCCGGCGCCGATCCCCATATACCTCTCGGCATCCGAACGCGCGACCGTCGTGCGCTCGTCTTCGACCCCCACGGTTCCGCGGTCATCGTCTCACTAACGACCGGCCGCATCCTCCGCCACATTCGCATCAGCGGGTAG
- a CDS encoding RNA-binding protein, producing MGTKVYVGNLPYTCDETQLRDLFAGDGRNVAEVAIIHDRMTGQPRGFAFVQMVSDDDAKRAIDALHGSVFGGRTLTVNEARPREGGGGSSGPGAGRGGDRAARTGRAR from the coding sequence ATGGGGACCAAGGTTTACGTGGGAAACCTTCCTTACACGTGCGATGAAACCCAGCTCCGCGATCTCTTCGCGGGGGATGGTCGCAACGTCGCGGAAGTCGCCATCATTCACGATCGCATGACCGGGCAACCGCGCGGCTTCGCCTTCGTTCAAATGGTCTCGGACGACGACGCCAAGCGCGCGATCGACGCGCTGCATGGCTCCGTCTTCGGCGGCCGCACCCTCACCGTCAACGAAGCGCGCCCCCGCGAAGGAGGCGGGGGCAGCAGCGGACCCGGCGCGGGCCGCGGCGGTGACCGCGCGGCCCGAACCGGGCGAGCCCGGTAG
- a CDS encoding PEGA domain-containing protein, whose translation MRSLVLALSVLAALVGSHATASAQAPDGQDVVRARGLDQQGVRAFREGRYRDAIRLFNAAYRLGGPSSEIWNVVRCYQRLDEPEDAASALALYLEQPDLRPSERAEALRELQELHRRPSPTSFDTDPIGATVFVDGRPAASPTPLEIDVSPGAHRIRIERAGYHPHESKVEARFGRAILVSVKLVPTSASIDAGGSPEGGTMATSGPARRFLISAEGGLFVPRLGSLQGSARPAGHLALRYVFNPESRVLLTAGLRATALSYGGTSPAPLCQMANGASSVEAGGLVTAGFAVRASPRIRIGADVGVGAAGLFGGESNAEASAAGCPSSRGLAVLGHAGLEASIALTPALRLIVSPLTFQAHPAFRGAREIPPSTVDASGLWWRLGSSMGFAFDAK comes from the coding sequence ATGCGAAGTTTGGTCCTCGCGCTCTCCGTGCTCGCGGCGCTCGTCGGCTCCCACGCGACGGCCTCGGCTCAAGCCCCCGACGGGCAAGACGTCGTTCGCGCGCGCGGCCTCGATCAACAAGGCGTTCGCGCGTTTCGCGAAGGGCGCTACCGCGACGCGATCCGCCTCTTCAACGCGGCCTACCGCCTCGGCGGTCCGTCCAGCGAAATCTGGAACGTGGTGCGCTGCTACCAGCGCCTCGACGAGCCGGAGGACGCGGCGAGCGCGCTCGCGCTCTACTTGGAGCAGCCCGATCTGCGGCCCTCCGAGCGCGCCGAGGCCCTTCGCGAGCTGCAGGAGCTGCATCGCCGTCCCTCGCCAACGTCGTTCGACACCGATCCCATCGGCGCCACCGTGTTCGTCGATGGCCGGCCCGCGGCCTCGCCCACCCCGCTCGAAATCGACGTGTCGCCCGGCGCGCACCGCATTCGCATCGAGCGCGCCGGCTACCACCCGCACGAGTCCAAGGTGGAGGCCCGTTTCGGCCGCGCCATTTTGGTGAGCGTCAAGCTCGTGCCCACGAGCGCATCGATCGACGCCGGCGGATCGCCCGAAGGTGGCACCATGGCCACCTCCGGACCGGCGCGCCGTTTTCTCATCTCCGCGGAAGGGGGGCTGTTCGTCCCCCGTCTTGGCTCCCTTCAAGGCTCCGCGCGCCCCGCGGGGCACCTCGCGCTGCGCTATGTCTTCAACCCCGAGTCGCGCGTGCTGCTCACCGCGGGCCTCCGCGCAACGGCGCTGAGCTATGGCGGAACGTCGCCCGCGCCCCTCTGTCAAATGGCGAATGGCGCATCCTCCGTCGAGGCGGGCGGCCTCGTCACCGCCGGTTTTGCCGTGCGCGCCTCTCCGCGCATTCGAATCGGGGCCGACGTCGGCGTGGGCGCGGCCGGCCTCTTCGGTGGTGAGTCGAACGCCGAGGCTTCGGCGGCGGGGTGTCCCAGCTCGCGCGGCTTGGCGGTTCTGGGGCACGCGGGCCTCGAAGCCTCGATCGCGCTCACCCCGGCGCTGCGGTTGATCGTTTCCCCGCTGACATTTCAAGCGCACCCCGCCTTCCGCGGCGCGCGCGAGATCCCGCCATCCACCGTCGACGCAAGCGGGCTATGGTGGCGGCTGGGAAGCAGCATGGGTTTCGCGTTCGATGCAAAATGA
- a CDS encoding glycosyltransferase family 2 protein encodes MFADARVVVVVPAFEEEARIAQVLRTLPAWIDHVVVVDDASRDRTAEMAKAVADPRIIVLSHSENRGVGAAIVTGYRHALTLTHAARDVLVVMAGDGQMDPADLPVVVGPIARGDAGYVKGERFSAPDIRSVMPTGRRLGGLVFSFLTSLAIGVSIHDSQCGYTALARGACEALALDALWPRYGYPNDLLAQLAQRRIPIAEVPVRPIYAGEESKLRLWHLPRIVRIIARSAWKVRVEGAAAGAEAAGATR; translated from the coding sequence ATGTTCGCCGATGCCCGTGTTGTCGTTGTTGTCCCCGCTTTCGAGGAAGAGGCGAGAATTGCCCAAGTTCTGCGCACCCTTCCGGCCTGGATCGATCACGTTGTCGTCGTCGACGACGCCAGCCGCGACCGCACCGCCGAAATGGCGAAGGCCGTGGCCGATCCCCGCATCATCGTCCTCTCCCACTCCGAGAACCGCGGGGTGGGCGCCGCCATCGTGACCGGCTACCGCCACGCGCTGACCCTCACGCATGCCGCGCGCGACGTCTTGGTGGTCATGGCGGGCGACGGTCAGATGGACCCCGCCGATCTGCCCGTGGTGGTCGGACCCATCGCCCGCGGCGACGCCGGCTATGTGAAAGGCGAGCGCTTCTCCGCGCCCGACATTCGCTCGGTGATGCCCACCGGCCGCCGTCTGGGCGGTCTCGTGTTCTCCTTTCTCACGTCGCTCGCCATCGGCGTCTCCATCCACGATAGCCAGTGCGGCTACACGGCGCTGGCGCGCGGAGCTTGCGAGGCGCTGGCGCTCGACGCGCTCTGGCCGCGCTACGGCTATCCGAACGACTTGCTCGCGCAGCTGGCGCAGCGGCGCATTCCCATCGCCGAGGTGCCCGTGCGGCCCATCTACGCGGGCGAGGAGAGCAAGCTGCGTCTCTGGCACCTTCCGCGCATCGTGCGGATCATCGCGCGCAGCGCGTGGAAGGTGCGGGTCGAGGGGGCGGCGGCCGGCGCGGAGGCAGCGGGCGCTACGCGGTGA
- a CDS encoding AAA family ATPase: protein MSNETSERRRAAENVRRAISEACQGLVDREALVELVVLCAVAGEHLLVIGPPGTAKSEAVRRIARRLGGAYFEYLIGRFTEPTEIFGPIDLRKLKEGVVETETSGMLPEADIAFLDEVFLGSTAILNTLLGILNERTFRRGRTALACPLRVCVGASNRLPAEEDQLAAFADRFLVRVFVEPVRDSALEELLAAGWSLRPSPATVGTAAASLGDLDVLAGAAASMDLSPIRSAIAQGVRLVREAGIAWTDRRIVRVQGLIAAAAALAGRERPTEADLWPMVFALPSEQAQRAGRDALRELLSRSENGSLVTAAAEGSLAPEARGAILAKRGAAIVAARPKAEPSDGGHGPWRLQLESVAREIDATFTADAMPLELVALRARIVQLLGAPEPRGEGARAT from the coding sequence GTGTCGAACGAAACGTCGGAACGGAGGCGCGCGGCGGAGAACGTTCGCCGCGCCATCTCCGAGGCATGCCAGGGGCTCGTGGATCGCGAGGCGCTCGTGGAGCTGGTGGTGCTCTGCGCGGTCGCCGGCGAGCATCTGCTGGTCATCGGCCCTCCCGGGACGGCCAAGAGCGAGGCGGTGCGGCGCATCGCGCGGCGGCTCGGGGGCGCGTACTTCGAGTACTTGATCGGGCGGTTCACCGAACCGACGGAGATCTTCGGGCCCATCGATCTGCGCAAGTTGAAGGAGGGCGTGGTCGAGACCGAGACGTCGGGGATGCTCCCCGAGGCCGATATCGCGTTTTTGGACGAGGTATTTCTGGGGTCGACGGCGATCTTGAACACGCTGCTCGGCATCCTGAACGAGCGAACGTTTCGCCGCGGGCGAACGGCGTTGGCGTGCCCGCTTCGGGTGTGCGTGGGCGCATCCAATCGGCTGCCGGCCGAGGAGGACCAGCTCGCGGCGTTCGCGGACCGCTTTTTGGTGCGGGTGTTCGTCGAGCCGGTGCGCGATTCGGCGCTCGAGGAATTGCTGGCGGCGGGGTGGTCGCTGCGCCCTTCGCCGGCGACGGTGGGGACGGCGGCCGCGTCGCTCGGGGATCTCGATGTGCTGGCGGGGGCCGCGGCGAGCATGGATCTGAGCCCGATCCGATCGGCCATTGCGCAGGGCGTGCGCCTCGTGCGCGAGGCGGGGATCGCGTGGACGGATCGGCGCATCGTGCGGGTGCAAGGCTTGATTGCGGCGGCGGCCGCGCTCGCCGGTCGGGAGCGGCCAACCGAGGCGGATCTCTGGCCCATGGTGTTTGCGCTGCCGAGCGAGCAGGCGCAGCGCGCCGGGCGTGATGCGCTGCGGGAGCTGCTTTCACGGTCGGAGAATGGGAGCTTGGTCACGGCGGCCGCGGAGGGCTCGCTCGCGCCCGAGGCGCGCGGCGCGATCCTGGCGAAGCGGGGTGCGGCGATCGTGGCGGCCCGGCCAAAGGCGGAGCCGAGCGATGGCGGTCACGGGCCATGGCGGCTGCAGCTCGAGAGCGTTGCGCGCGAGATCGACGCGACCTTCACGGCGGATGCGATGCCTCTGGAGCTCGTCGCGCTGCGTGCCCGGATCGTGCAGCTTTTGGGGGCTCCGGAGCCGAGGGGCGAAGGCGCTCGGGCAACCTAG
- a CDS encoding polysaccharide deacetylase family protein, whose amino-acid sequence MALAAGTWLGMGRPDVDALRAYYRDHSGKIEQAAHEVLDRAEKATMHQGEIAPTEAPPAPVLQPLSPLIEALPDLLPWPRLNRDAGLNRAWLLAEGPDPDPASGERLVTFTFDDGPSTATTPTILRSLEQHGVKATFFLIGRYLDRDEPRMESARDVVRQIVRAGHVVGNHTHDHQLLTAVTHTRALEQMDQGAASIQRVTGSQPVFFRPPYGRLDPFTQDAIASRHWELVLWSVEAQDMLADDPVQLAASIEGQIERNGGGIVLLHDVRPSTVAALPRILTWLDARKYDPSHPEAVGYRIVDLAAYLRATAQRPQPYPNRAALEEARKQEYIRTRTEAMRRGAAARPLIPRSRRSE is encoded by the coding sequence ATGGCCCTCGCCGCCGGTACATGGCTCGGCATGGGCCGTCCGGATGTCGATGCGTTGCGTGCGTACTATCGCGATCATTCCGGAAAAATCGAACAAGCTGCGCATGAGGTGCTCGACCGCGCCGAGAAGGCGACCATGCATCAGGGCGAAATTGCACCGACGGAGGCGCCGCCGGCCCCCGTGCTGCAGCCGCTCTCGCCTTTGATCGAGGCCCTTCCGGATCTTCTGCCATGGCCGCGGCTCAATCGCGACGCGGGGCTGAATCGCGCATGGCTGCTGGCGGAGGGACCCGACCCCGATCCGGCGAGCGGCGAGCGGCTCGTGACCTTTACGTTCGACGATGGCCCATCGACCGCGACCACGCCGACCATTTTGCGCTCCTTGGAGCAGCACGGCGTAAAGGCCACGTTCTTTCTGATCGGCCGCTACCTCGACCGCGACGAGCCACGCATGGAATCGGCGCGCGACGTGGTTCGGCAGATCGTGCGCGCCGGGCACGTGGTGGGCAATCATACGCACGATCACCAGCTGCTCACCGCGGTGACGCACACCCGCGCGCTGGAGCAGATGGACCAGGGGGCCGCCTCGATCCAGCGGGTGACGGGCAGCCAGCCCGTGTTCTTCCGACCGCCGTACGGGCGCCTCGACCCGTTTACGCAGGACGCCATCGCATCGCGCCACTGGGAGCTGGTGCTCTGGAGCGTCGAAGCGCAAGACATGCTCGCCGACGATCCGGTGCAGCTCGCGGCCAGCATCGAGGGCCAAATCGAGCGAAACGGCGGCGGTATCGTCTTGCTCCACGACGTGCGCCCCTCCACCGTCGCCGCGCTGCCCCGCATCCTGACGTGGCTCGACGCCCGAAAATACGATCCCTCGCACCCCGAAGCGGTCGGCTACCGCATCGTCGATCTCGCCGCTTACCTTCGCGCCACCGCCCAACGCCCGCAGCCGTACCCCAATCGCGCCGCGCTCGAGGAGGCGCGCAAGCAGGAGTACATCCGCACCCGCACCGAGGCCATGCGCCGAGGCGCCGCCGCGCGTCCGCTCATTCCGCGCTCGCGCCGCTCGGAGTAG
- a CDS encoding trypsin-like serine protease, with protein MNSSGVFLPMCSATLVTPLSILTAKHCALALMSRSPPTDLAFAVGENATEPDRRVGVLNVKFALPNEGGFTGRGSDVAVWRLRDELPGVVPLEIATQSLVSVSPGTRLLTIGYGAASVEESRSGAYAWHRRAGVQTMRAARGRLLEMIYGNPQNCRLDRSVARRHRPCGSPVIAMDCSAYDRTVLLDGYEAWAGGAEGDAQTCQGDSGGPLLIDSDGAMKIVGVTSWSWHSSNQRCDYGTVYAAIGDDVREMTRQLRMDGLADTP; from the coding sequence GTGAATTCATCGGGGGTCTTTCTGCCGATGTGTTCCGCTACGCTCGTCACTCCGCTTTCGATCCTGACAGCGAAACACTGTGCGCTCGCGCTCATGTCGCGATCTCCCCCGACCGACCTTGCGTTCGCCGTGGGGGAGAACGCGACCGAACCGGATCGCCGGGTCGGTGTTCTCAATGTGAAATTCGCATTGCCGAACGAAGGAGGTTTCACGGGACGAGGAAGCGACGTTGCCGTGTGGCGCCTGCGTGACGAACTGCCGGGGGTTGTTCCGCTCGAAATCGCAACGCAATCGCTGGTCAGCGTGAGCCCTGGTACGCGTTTGCTCACAATCGGTTATGGGGCCGCCAGCGTGGAAGAGAGCCGGTCCGGAGCGTACGCATGGCATCGCCGTGCGGGAGTCCAGACGATGCGGGCTGCGCGCGGGCGCCTCTTGGAGATGATCTACGGCAATCCGCAAAACTGTCGTTTGGATCGAAGTGTGGCGCGCCGCCATCGCCCATGTGGCTCTCCGGTCATTGCCATGGACTGCAGCGCATACGATCGGACGGTCCTCCTCGACGGTTACGAAGCTTGGGCAGGCGGGGCGGAAGGCGACGCACAGACATGCCAGGGCGATTCCGGAGGACCGCTTCTCATCGATTCCGATGGTGCGATGAAGATCGTCGGCGTCACATCGTGGAGTTGGCACTCTTCGAATCAGCGCTGTGACTACGGGACCGTATACGCCGCGATTGGCGACGATGTGCGTGAGATGACGAGGCAGCTACGAATGGACGGCTTGGCGGATACACCGTGA